DNA sequence from the Carassius auratus strain Wakin unplaced genomic scaffold, ASM336829v1 scaf_tig00216055, whole genome shotgun sequence genome:
ATAACAGCAATAAGCTAATAGTTAGCATCCCTCCGCAAGCATTTGGATCTCTAATCTAAGAATTACCTCTTAGAGAAGGGGACCTCAGATGACACTGTGATTTTGCTCTTGCTCCTTTCAATGGAGACCACGCCACCACCCAAGTTGCCAGATTTACCATTTACTTTGATGCGCTCCTGAAGGAACTGTTCCTGGATAGAGACACATGCAAACATGCCCATCAGATCATAtagaataaccttttttttttttttataagttgcaTATAAGTCtgcaaaaaaaatcattactcACATATTGAAGCAagcaaaaaatacagttttgcgTGTATAAAATTTTGAGAAAACACCCAAAATTGTCTGTTTGGGTCAGGTTAACCCGATTGGAGATTTCCAGTTTTGTGTGCTGTCCGCATCAGAGGATCAGTTTCTACTTACAAAGTTAGCAGCATCCATGATGCCATCCTCCACAGGATGGGTGCAGTCCAGGGTGAACTTCAGGACCTGCTTTTTCTTTTTCCCACCCTTGGTCACCAGCTTTTTCTGTAAGGCAAAAAAAGATACATATGGATTAAACCCGAAACTGTGTGTACATTAATTTAAGTGTAtcatctaaattaattaaaataaatcttcacTAAAAATATGTTTCTCCAATCATCAAAACGAGCTCTCGCAAATCTGGAATCTGACAGTGTGTGTGACAACGACCTACGTTTACACATatttaaaagcaataaataaatacatttgaaaacgtTGGGGAAATTTGAAATTCAATCTAAAACGCAGCCATGTCGTTTTTAGCTTTGT
Encoded proteins:
- the LOC113096974 gene encoding 60S ribosomal protein L22 yields the protein MAPIKKLVTKGGKKKKQVLKFTLDCTHPVEDGIMDAANFEQFLQERIKVNGKSGNLGGGVVSIERSKSKITVSSEVPFSKRYLKYLTKKYLKKNNLRDWLRVVANTKESYELRYFQINQDEEEDDED